From Demequina capsici, one genomic window encodes:
- a CDS encoding sugar-binding transcriptional regulator: MPLPRTLQGAQAVTVDEHTRLMVRIARMYHEQGMRQADIASELHVSQPRVSRLLKRAGEVGIVRTTVSEPVGVFTGLETALEERYGLAEAVVVDAAASYDEVRPIASAAAAYLETTLIGGDSIGISSWSATLLAMVDMLRPFNSSVASSVVQLVGGVGQSQVQVEANRLLTQLAVSLGAEPHFLPAPGLVGSVAARETLMADEAVSRIAEQWNDLTVVLVGIGALEPSPLLQRSGNALPEADQHQLRELGAVGDVCQRFFDADGQLVHSDLDQRVIGIGPDVLRAIPRRVGIAGGVRKTAALRGALRGQWVNVLITDVDTARALVEEDE; this comes from the coding sequence ATGCCTCTCCCACGCACCCTGCAGGGCGCTCAGGCCGTCACCGTCGACGAGCACACCCGGCTCATGGTCCGCATCGCCCGGATGTACCACGAGCAGGGGATGAGGCAGGCGGACATCGCCTCCGAGCTGCACGTGTCGCAGCCTCGCGTCTCGCGCCTGCTGAAGCGTGCGGGCGAGGTGGGCATCGTGCGGACCACGGTGTCCGAGCCCGTCGGCGTCTTCACCGGCCTGGAGACTGCCCTCGAGGAGCGGTACGGGCTCGCGGAGGCCGTCGTCGTCGACGCCGCCGCCAGCTACGACGAGGTCCGGCCCATCGCCTCGGCCGCCGCCGCGTACCTCGAGACCACCCTCATCGGGGGCGACTCGATCGGCATCTCCTCATGGAGCGCCACCCTCCTCGCCATGGTGGACATGCTCCGCCCCTTCAACTCGTCCGTCGCGTCCTCCGTGGTCCAGCTCGTGGGCGGCGTCGGGCAGTCGCAGGTGCAGGTGGAGGCGAACCGCCTGCTCACGCAGCTCGCGGTGTCGCTCGGAGCCGAGCCGCACTTCCTCCCCGCGCCGGGCCTCGTCGGATCCGTCGCCGCGCGTGAGACGCTCATGGCAGACGAGGCCGTGTCACGCATCGCCGAGCAGTGGAACGACCTGACGGTGGTGCTCGTGGGGATCGGTGCGCTCGAGCCGTCGCCCCTCCTCCAGCGCTCCGGCAACGCGTTGCCGGAGGCCGACCAGCATCAGCTGCGCGAGCTCGGTGCCGTGGGCGACGTCTGCCAGCGGTTCTTCGACGCCGACGGCCAGTTGGTCCACTCCGATCTCGACCAGCGAGTCATCGGGATCGGGCCGGACGTGCTGCGGGCCATCCCTCGTCGCGTCGGCATCGCCGGCGGCGTCCGCAAGACCGCGGCCCTGCGAGGCGCGCTCCGCGGCCAGTGGGTCAACGTGCTGATCACCGATGTCGACACCGCTCGCGCGCTCGTCGAGGAGGACGAGTGA
- the ribB gene encoding 3,4-dihydroxy-2-butanone-4-phosphate synthase gives MTSAVEAAVREFALGRPVVVTDHPDREDEGDLIVAGVHATAEIIAFMMRECRGLICAPMLPDRAARLDLPLMVERNTELLRTAFTVSVDAASGATTGISASDRSRAVAVLCDPGATAGDLVRPGHMFPLIADVGGVVARPGHTEAAIDLARLAGLPPVGVICEIAGDDGEMLRGESLRAFCQEHGLVQVSIDEMIDALTSGAIAPPQVSSAY, from the coding sequence GTGACCTCTGCCGTGGAAGCCGCCGTCCGCGAGTTCGCGCTCGGACGGCCCGTGGTGGTCACCGATCACCCCGACCGCGAGGACGAGGGAGACCTGATCGTCGCCGGCGTGCACGCGACCGCAGAGATCATCGCGTTCATGATGCGCGAATGCCGCGGGCTCATCTGCGCGCCCATGCTCCCCGACCGCGCCGCACGGCTCGACCTCCCCTTGATGGTCGAGCGCAACACGGAGCTGCTGCGCACCGCGTTCACGGTGTCCGTCGACGCCGCCTCCGGCGCGACCACCGGGATCTCCGCCTCCGACCGTTCACGGGCGGTCGCGGTCCTGTGCGATCCCGGCGCGACAGCGGGGGACCTGGTCCGTCCAGGACACATGTTCCCCCTCATCGCCGATGTCGGCGGCGTCGTCGCGCGACCCGGTCACACCGAGGCCGCGATCGACCTCGCCAGGCTGGCCGGGCTGCCCCCGGTGGGCGTCATCTGCGAGATCGCCGGCGATGACGGCGAGATGCTCCGCGGCGAGAGCCTCCGTGCCTTCTGCCAGGAGCACGGACTGGTGCAGGTGTCGATCGACGAGATGATCGACGCGCTCACGTCGGGAGCCATCGCGCCTCCGCAGGTGTCGAGCGCCTACTGA
- a CDS encoding sensor histidine kinase, translating to MTTAATLAPHRVDPDHPGPAAERMLRNVYLSCGLGGLVFAGLLMPVALGQLHELNPIFGLATIAVGLVAPISLALLATWAPIRVMRRLAGTIVIVFALMHVTFPLFLSGGPGTLSGAPWVQGINALHAVIATVVWQSGWVWLYGIAQAPVVYLTQIAAGTSVNPRPFQDAIGGMLYSLILMGVSLAVMRAAHRVDAVAQSARLEASAQASASTREREQTRINAIVHDDIMSVLYAAASPTAPEGLEARATEALAEIEALADDDQSRRAYPPAGLVAMLRATALDVCHDTDLRAEWTGEDPIPSDVASSVSEALAEALRNSIRHAGPIDSVRRSVTVAARPDAVTVVCADDGTGFDRSEISDRRLGIRVSIIERMRSLDGGSADVTSGVGRGTTVTLEWRRP from the coding sequence ATGACCACCGCCGCGACGCTCGCCCCCCACCGCGTCGACCCCGACCACCCAGGTCCCGCCGCCGAGCGGATGCTCCGCAACGTGTACCTCTCCTGCGGGCTCGGCGGGCTGGTGTTCGCCGGCCTCCTCATGCCCGTGGCGCTCGGCCAGCTGCACGAGCTGAACCCGATCTTCGGACTCGCCACCATCGCGGTAGGGCTCGTGGCGCCCATCAGCCTCGCGCTCCTCGCGACCTGGGCGCCCATCCGCGTGATGCGGCGCCTCGCGGGCACGATCGTGATCGTCTTCGCGCTGATGCACGTGACCTTCCCGCTCTTCCTCAGCGGAGGCCCCGGCACCCTCTCAGGGGCGCCCTGGGTGCAGGGCATCAACGCGCTCCACGCGGTCATCGCCACCGTCGTCTGGCAGAGCGGATGGGTCTGGCTCTACGGCATCGCGCAGGCGCCCGTCGTATACCTCACCCAGATCGCCGCCGGCACCAGCGTGAACCCGCGCCCTTTCCAGGACGCGATCGGCGGGATGCTCTACTCGCTCATCCTCATGGGGGTGTCGCTCGCGGTCATGCGCGCCGCCCACCGCGTCGACGCCGTCGCCCAGTCGGCGCGGCTCGAGGCGTCCGCGCAGGCCAGCGCGAGCACCCGCGAGCGCGAGCAGACCCGCATCAACGCGATCGTCCACGACGACATCATGTCGGTGCTCTACGCGGCCGCCTCGCCCACCGCCCCCGAGGGTCTCGAGGCGCGAGCCACCGAAGCGCTCGCGGAGATCGAGGCTCTCGCGGACGACGACCAGTCCCGCCGCGCCTACCCGCCCGCCGGGCTGGTCGCGATGCTCCGAGCCACAGCGCTCGACGTCTGCCACGACACCGACCTGCGCGCCGAGTGGACCGGCGAGGATCCCATCCCTTCCGACGTCGCGTCCTCCGTCTCAGAGGCGCTGGCGGAGGCGCTCCGCAACAGCATCAGGCACGCGGGCCCGATCGACTCCGTGCGCAGGAGCGTCACCGTCGCGGCCCGCCCCGATGCGGTCACCGTGGTCTGCGCCGACGACGGCACCGGCTTCGACCGCAGCGAGATCTCCGATCGCAGGCTCGGGATCCGGGTCAGCATCATCGAGCGCATGCGCAGCCTGGACGGCGGCTCGGCCGACGTGACCAGCGGCGTGGGGCGCGGCACCACCGTCACGCTCGAGTGGAGGCGGCCATGA
- a CDS encoding LuxR C-terminal-related transcriptional regulator, with product MPVRTIALVEDHALITIGFRDLVASADDLALAGMVETVDGLATLEGPLDLVVLDLRLADESLPADNVAAIHARGAHVLIYTGAEDRRLIQSAARSGALGLIRKSAEPHVLLDAIRTAADGREVFSTDWAAAIDADAGLTDAKLSRREQEILGLYASGETATTVAHRTGLSRDTVADYVSRIRRKYAEAGRPALSRVDLYKRAVEDGYLGTRE from the coding sequence ATGCCGGTCCGGACCATCGCGCTCGTGGAGGACCACGCGCTCATCACGATCGGCTTCAGAGACCTGGTGGCCTCCGCGGACGACCTCGCGCTCGCCGGCATGGTCGAGACCGTCGACGGCCTGGCGACGCTCGAAGGCCCGCTCGACCTGGTGGTGCTCGACCTGCGGCTCGCCGACGAGTCGCTGCCCGCGGACAACGTCGCCGCCATCCACGCCCGGGGCGCGCACGTGCTCATCTACACCGGAGCGGAGGACCGCCGCCTCATCCAGTCGGCCGCCCGCTCCGGTGCGCTCGGACTCATCCGCAAGTCCGCCGAGCCCCACGTGCTGCTCGACGCCATCCGCACCGCCGCAGACGGCCGCGAGGTGTTCAGCACCGACTGGGCTGCAGCGATCGACGCCGACGCAGGGCTCACGGACGCCAAGCTGTCCCGCCGCGAGCAGGAGATCCTCGGTCTCTACGCGTCCGGCGAGACCGCCACCACCGTCGCGCACCGCACCGGCCTGTCGCGAGACACCGTCGCCGACTACGTCAGCCGCATCCGCCGCAAGTACGCCGAGGCCGGCCGGCCCGCGCTCTCGCGCGTGGACCTCTACAAGCGGGCGGTCGAGGACGGCTACCTCGGGACGCGCGAATGA
- a CDS encoding variant leucine-rich repeat-containing protein, with the protein MVFIGAAAALSTIENASYPPLLWVLPLVPLMVIAVLIRDALVGGTGRRRDGFDAMGAQVDGSESSQTFTTTIGTGEVLASDPEASPEQLAEIAYAQPTLRPVVAANPSTPASLLEWLAALGDPAVQRAIGARAAH; encoded by the coding sequence GTGGTGTTCATCGGGGCCGCTGCCGCTCTGTCGACCATCGAGAACGCGAGCTACCCGCCGTTGCTGTGGGTGCTGCCCTTGGTGCCGCTCATGGTCATCGCAGTGCTGATCCGTGACGCTCTGGTCGGGGGGACCGGACGACGTCGCGACGGCTTCGATGCCATGGGCGCCCAGGTGGACGGCTCTGAGTCGTCGCAGACCTTCACGACGACGATCGGCACCGGCGAGGTCCTCGCCTCGGACCCTGAGGCGAGCCCGGAGCAGCTCGCGGAGATCGCCTACGCGCAGCCGACGCTGCGTCCGGTCGTCGCGGCGAACCCGTCGACGCCTGCAAGCCTCCTCGAGTGGCTCGCCGCGCTGGGCGATCCCGCAGTGCAGCGCGCGATCGGTGCGCGCGCCGCCCACTGA
- a CDS encoding exodeoxyribonuclease III produces the protein MRLATWNVNSVRAREERILDWLRSSDTDVLAMQEIKCKPEQFPLAGFEALGYEVAVHGLNQWNGVAIASRVGLDDVRTSFPDQPSFGKPGQEPVLEARALGAVAGGVRVWSLYVPNGRGLDDPHYAYKLDFLARLRDASAGWSDEPTALVGDFNVAPLPTDIWSEEDSEARTHVTPEARAAFAALADHGYEELSRRFLPQERTYTFWDYKQLRFPKGEGMRIDFIYASEPLAARAKDVTIVRDERKGKGASDHVPVVLDID, from the coding sequence ATGCGCCTCGCCACCTGGAACGTGAACTCCGTCCGCGCCCGTGAGGAGCGGATCCTCGACTGGCTCCGCAGCTCCGACACGGACGTGCTCGCGATGCAGGAGATCAAGTGCAAGCCGGAACAGTTCCCGCTCGCCGGGTTCGAGGCGCTCGGCTACGAGGTGGCCGTGCACGGCCTCAACCAGTGGAACGGCGTCGCGATCGCGTCCCGCGTGGGCCTTGACGACGTGCGGACGTCGTTCCCCGACCAGCCGTCGTTCGGGAAGCCCGGCCAGGAGCCCGTGCTCGAGGCGCGCGCGCTCGGCGCCGTCGCCGGAGGCGTGAGGGTGTGGAGCCTCTACGTGCCCAACGGGCGCGGCCTGGACGACCCCCACTACGCCTACAAGCTGGACTTCCTCGCACGGCTGCGGGACGCGTCGGCCGGGTGGAGCGACGAGCCGACGGCGCTCGTGGGCGACTTCAATGTGGCACCGCTTCCCACCGACATCTGGTCGGAGGAGGACTCGGAGGCTCGGACGCACGTGACCCCCGAGGCGCGGGCCGCGTTCGCCGCGCTCGCCGACCACGGCTACGAGGAGCTGTCCCGACGCTTCCTCCCGCAGGAGCGCACCTACACCTTCTGGGACTACAAGCAGCTGAGGTTCCCCAAGGGCGAGGGCATGCGGATCGACTTCATCTACGCGTCAGAGCCGCTCGCAGCACGCGCGAAGGACGTGACCATCGTGCGCGACGAGCGCAAGGGCAAGGGCGCGTCCGACCACGTCCCCGTGGTGCTGGACATCGACTGA
- a CDS encoding SDR family NAD(P)-dependent oxidoreductase gives MATALVTGASAGLGEEFAWQLATAGHDVVLVARSRDRLSEIADVVASATGQGAEVLVADLADPEGLERVATRVADPASPVSLLVNNAGFGLGKGFLDSTWEEEKRLLDVLVTAPMRLSHAALPGMVARGHGAVLNVASIAAHLGNSTYAAHKRWVVEFTQAMSGQLAGTGVTATAVLPGLVATDFHSSDELVHMRDEFPEALWLTPEQVVTSALAAVRRGQTVVTPSALYGLAGAGLRLLPARLTRGRRSQRA, from the coding sequence ATGGCGACTGCACTGGTGACGGGGGCCTCCGCTGGCCTGGGCGAGGAGTTCGCGTGGCAGCTGGCCACGGCGGGCCATGACGTGGTCCTCGTGGCGCGCTCGCGCGACCGCCTGAGTGAGATCGCCGACGTCGTGGCATCGGCGACGGGCCAGGGCGCCGAGGTCCTCGTGGCGGACCTCGCGGATCCTGAGGGCCTGGAGAGGGTGGCGACGCGGGTGGCCGACCCGGCGTCGCCGGTGAGCCTGCTCGTCAACAACGCGGGCTTCGGTCTGGGCAAGGGCTTCCTGGACAGCACGTGGGAGGAGGAGAAGCGCCTTCTCGATGTGCTCGTCACCGCGCCGATGCGGCTGTCGCATGCGGCCCTTCCTGGCATGGTGGCGCGCGGGCATGGCGCGGTGCTCAACGTCGCGTCGATCGCCGCGCACCTGGGCAACTCGACGTACGCCGCGCACAAGCGCTGGGTCGTGGAGTTCACCCAGGCGATGTCGGGCCAGCTCGCGGGGACCGGCGTGACCGCGACCGCGGTGCTCCCGGGCCTGGTCGCGACCGACTTCCACAGCTCCGACGAGCTGGTGCACATGCGCGACGAGTTCCCTGAGGCGCTGTGGCTGACGCCCGAGCAGGTCGTCACCAGCGCCTTGGCGGCGGTGCGCCGAGGCCAGACGGTCGTCACCCCTTCGGCGCTGTACGGGTTGGCGGGCGCGGGACTGCGCCTGCTGCCCGCTCGCCTCACGAGGGGACGACGCAGCCAGCGGGCCTGA
- the pyrE gene encoding orotate phosphoribosyltransferase, translated as MTSGTPREQLRDLISELAVVRGRVTLASGKEADYYVDLRRITLHHRAAPLVGHVLLDALEEAGFGPADVDAVGGLTLGADPVATALMHAAASRGLDLDSFVVRKESKAHGLQRRIEGPDVAGRRVVAVEDTSTTGGSVLTAVEALREAGAHVVAVAVIVDRDTGAKETIEAEGLPYLYLYGLDDLGLA; from the coding sequence ATGACCTCCGGCACCCCTCGCGAGCAGCTCCGCGACCTCATCTCCGAGCTGGCCGTCGTCCGCGGCCGCGTGACCCTCGCCTCCGGCAAGGAGGCCGACTACTACGTCGACCTGCGTCGCATCACCCTTCACCACCGTGCGGCCCCGCTTGTGGGTCACGTGCTGCTCGACGCGCTCGAGGAGGCGGGCTTCGGTCCTGCCGACGTCGACGCCGTGGGCGGCCTGACGCTGGGCGCCGACCCGGTGGCGACGGCGCTCATGCACGCGGCCGCCTCCCGCGGCCTGGACCTCGACTCGTTCGTGGTCCGCAAGGAGTCCAAGGCCCACGGCCTGCAGCGCCGCATCGAGGGCCCTGACGTGGCCGGCCGCAGGGTCGTGGCGGTCGAGGACACCTCCACGACGGGCGGCTCGGTGCTCACCGCGGTCGAGGCGCTGCGCGAGGCGGGCGCCCACGTCGTGGCGGTCGCCGTCATCGTCGACCGTGACACGGGCGCCAAGGAGACGATCGAGGCTGAGGGCCTTCCGTACCTCTACCTCTACGGGCTGGACGACCTGGGTCTCGCCTGA
- a CDS encoding LemA family protein, translating to MGPTAGISIALLIILALVVIVVIWAVAQYNGLVRLRNLVQESWRQIDVELQRRHDLIPNLVETVKGYATHERSTLDEVTEARAVAAAPGSSPAEQAQQENVLTQALGRLFAVAEAYPDLKANQSFLQLQQELTNTEDRVAAGRRFYNANVRTLNTRIETFPTNVLAGMFSFTRSEYFETVEAARQVPGVQF from the coding sequence ATGGGTCCCACGGCAGGCATCAGCATCGCGCTTCTGATCATCCTGGCGCTCGTCGTCATCGTCGTGATCTGGGCGGTGGCCCAGTACAACGGCCTCGTGAGGCTGCGCAACCTGGTGCAGGAGTCGTGGCGTCAGATCGACGTCGAGCTCCAGCGGCGTCATGACCTCATCCCCAACCTGGTCGAGACCGTCAAGGGCTATGCGACGCATGAGCGCAGCACCCTCGACGAGGTCACCGAGGCGCGCGCGGTCGCGGCAGCCCCAGGGTCCAGCCCCGCGGAGCAGGCGCAGCAGGAGAACGTGCTGACCCAGGCGCTCGGTCGACTGTTCGCCGTCGCAGAGGCGTACCCGGACCTCAAGGCCAACCAGAGCTTCCTCCAGCTGCAGCAGGAGCTCACCAACACCGAGGACCGTGTGGCTGCCGGGCGTCGGTTCTACAACGCGAACGTCCGCACGCTCAACACGAGGATCGAGACGTTCCCGACCAACGTGCTCGCCGGCATGTTCAGCTTCACGCGATCCGAGTACTTCGAGACGGTCGAGGCCGCGCGCCAGGTGCCTGGCGTCCAGTTCTGA
- a CDS encoding SHOCT domain-containing protein: MDFLHNFVSILLFTLWIMVWVAFIFLVFRIIVDIFRDKDLGGFSKFLWALFVIVLPVLGALVYVIARGRSMSQRDLEAAQQVRAAQVEYTKGLVTEATGPAAEIKAAKDLLDAGTITAEEYEALKAKALA; this comes from the coding sequence ATGGACTTCCTGCACAACTTCGTCTCGATCCTGCTGTTCACGCTGTGGATCATGGTCTGGGTCGCGTTCATCTTCCTGGTGTTCCGCATCATCGTGGACATCTTCCGCGACAAGGACCTCGGGGGCTTCTCCAAGTTCCTGTGGGCGCTCTTCGTGATCGTCCTGCCGGTGCTCGGCGCTCTGGTCTACGTGATCGCGCGCGGCAGGTCGATGTCCCAGCGCGACCTCGAGGCGGCGCAGCAGGTGCGCGCCGCGCAGGTCGAGTACACGAAGGGCCTCGTGACCGAGGCGACCGGTCCCGCAGCCGAGATCAAGGCGGCCAAGGATCTGCTCGACGCCGGCACCATCACCGCCGAGGAGTACGAGGCGCTGAAGGCGAAGGCGCTCGCGTAG
- a CDS encoding VTT domain-containing protein — MNPITSMLLDSSVHALGPDWMDPDTLINGFIERWGTWALAGICLIIVIETGLLFPFLPGDSLLFTAGLFTGTGQIQLPIWAVAAILGFAAFIGPQSGYWIGRLSGPKIFNRPDSRFFKKAYVDRTHAFFEQYGGRAIVLAQFVPFVRTYIPVAAGVGRMPYLRFVRFNVIGALVWGVGVTLLGFWLGQFAIVKDNIEIALMLVVLVSVLPILFEAVKHQLEARRAAPAVESRETLED, encoded by the coding sequence GTGAACCCGATCACCTCGATGCTCCTCGACTCCTCCGTCCACGCCCTGGGCCCGGACTGGATGGACCCCGACACGCTCATCAACGGCTTCATCGAGCGCTGGGGCACGTGGGCCCTGGCGGGCATCTGCCTCATCATCGTCATCGAGACCGGACTCCTCTTCCCCTTCCTGCCGGGCGACTCGCTGCTCTTCACCGCGGGCCTGTTCACCGGCACCGGGCAGATCCAGCTGCCCATCTGGGCCGTCGCGGCGATCCTGGGCTTCGCCGCGTTCATCGGCCCGCAGTCCGGCTACTGGATCGGCCGCCTGTCCGGCCCCAAGATCTTCAACCGCCCGGACTCGCGGTTCTTCAAGAAGGCCTACGTCGACCGCACGCATGCGTTCTTCGAGCAGTACGGCGGGCGTGCGATCGTGCTCGCACAGTTCGTCCCGTTCGTCCGCACCTACATCCCTGTGGCTGCGGGGGTGGGCAGGATGCCTTACCTGCGCTTCGTGAGGTTCAACGTCATCGGCGCGCTCGTCTGGGGCGTGGGCGTGACCCTGCTCGGGTTCTGGCTGGGCCAGTTCGCGATCGTGAAGGACAACATCGAGATCGCGCTGATGCTCGTGGTGCTGGTCTCCGTGCTGCCGATCCTCTTCGAGGCTGTCAAGCATCAGCTCGAGGCACGGCGCGCGGCGCCGGCGGTGGAGTCGCGCGAGACCCTCGAGGACTGA
- the purT gene encoding formate-dependent phosphoribosylglycinamide formyltransferase — protein MTDATVRLGTPLTSTATRAMLLGAGELGKEVAIELTRLGVEVIAVDRYDGAPAMHVAHRSHVVDMLDPVALRAVIVEERPHLVIPEIEAIATEVLLDVEAEGLARVVPTARATRLTMDREGIRRLAAEELGLPTSPYEFVESRADLIAAVERLGLPCVVKPVMSSSGKGQSVIKAPGDVDAAWAYAIEGGRAGGERLIVEGFVQFDYEITLLTVRHSGGTTFLAPVGHVQVDGDYRESWQPQRMTDEALAQAQRIAGSVTESLGGWGVFGVELFVRGDEVLFSEVSPRPHDTGLVTLVSQDLSEFALHVRAVLGIPVGEQPLRAPSASCAVLAEGSGVPVFTGVDKALAVAGADLRLFGKPRVDLRRRVAVTVAQGEDAAHARLRARAAAAALKVELVEG, from the coding sequence ATGACCGATGCGACAGTGCGCCTGGGAACCCCGCTCACCTCCACCGCGACCCGGGCCATGCTGCTGGGCGCCGGGGAGCTGGGCAAGGAGGTGGCGATCGAGCTGACGCGCCTTGGCGTCGAGGTGATCGCCGTGGACCGTTACGACGGCGCGCCCGCCATGCACGTGGCGCACCGCAGCCATGTGGTGGACATGCTGGACCCGGTAGCCCTACGAGCCGTCATCGTCGAGGAGCGGCCGCACCTGGTGATCCCTGAGATCGAGGCGATCGCGACCGAGGTGCTGCTGGACGTCGAGGCGGAGGGCCTGGCGCGCGTCGTCCCGACCGCCCGTGCGACGCGTCTGACCATGGATCGGGAGGGCATCCGCAGGCTGGCGGCCGAGGAGCTGGGCCTGCCGACGTCGCCCTACGAGTTCGTCGAGTCGCGGGCGGACCTCATCGCGGCGGTCGAGCGGCTGGGTCTTCCCTGCGTCGTGAAGCCCGTGATGTCGTCGTCCGGCAAGGGCCAGTCCGTCATCAAGGCCCCTGGGGATGTCGACGCGGCCTGGGCCTACGCGATCGAGGGCGGCCGTGCCGGCGGCGAGCGCCTGATCGTCGAGGGCTTCGTGCAGTTCGACTACGAGATCACGCTGCTCACGGTCCGCCACAGCGGCGGCACCACGTTCCTCGCGCCGGTGGGGCATGTGCAGGTGGACGGCGACTACCGCGAGTCCTGGCAGCCGCAGCGGATGACGGACGAGGCGCTCGCGCAGGCGCAGCGGATCGCAGGCTCCGTGACGGAGTCGCTCGGAGGCTGGGGCGTGTTCGGGGTCGAGCTGTTCGTGCGGGGCGACGAGGTGCTGTTCTCCGAGGTGTCGCCCCGGCCGCACGACACGGGTCTCGTGACGCTCGTGTCCCAGGACCTGTCCGAGTTCGCGCTCCACGTGCGTGCGGTGCTGGGGATCCCGGTGGGCGAGCAGCCGCTGCGCGCTCCGTCGGCCTCGTGCGCGGTGCTGGCGGAGGGCAGCGGCGTTCCGGTGTTCACCGGCGTGGACAAGGCGCTCGCGGTGGCGGGTGCCGACCTTCGCCTGTTCGGCAAGCCGCGCGTGGACTTGCGCCGGCGGGTGGCGGTGACCGTCGCTCAGGGCGAGGATGCCGCCCACGCCCGCCTGCGCGCGCGTGCGGCTGCGGCCGCGCTCAAGGTGGAGCTCGTCGAGGGCTGA
- a CDS encoding class I SAM-dependent methyltransferase: protein MGVFFGREGATPRAEPTAVASAMCRLIEQFEPASERLFDDPLLADLLGDHARYAMVDPWGGSFIGRIEGTAPGYYGLQVSRTCFIDDMVADALARGTTQIVIAGAGFDTRAYRLPGMDRVHVFELDLPSMIEHKRQAVARTLGTLPEHVTYAPLDLETLAAARAFADAGVDPAEPTMVICEDVTQYLTDIAFERLLTSVASLGLGTDLVLTYVLRPTVRSHEGLAQARGLARNGPPWTLGLMPAEVPALLSAHGLTLITDINAGEYRKRYPQLERRRMKVAPEEHTLLASA, encoded by the coding sequence GTGGGAGTGTTCTTCGGGAGGGAAGGGGCGACACCGCGCGCCGAGCCGACAGCCGTCGCGTCAGCGATGTGCCGCCTGATCGAGCAGTTCGAGCCCGCCTCGGAGCGGCTGTTCGACGATCCGCTTCTCGCAGACCTGCTCGGCGACCATGCGCGTTACGCCATGGTGGACCCGTGGGGAGGCTCCTTCATCGGTCGGATCGAAGGCACCGCCCCCGGGTACTACGGCCTCCAGGTGAGCCGCACCTGCTTCATCGACGACATGGTGGCCGATGCCCTCGCACGCGGCACCACCCAGATCGTGATCGCGGGCGCGGGCTTCGACACGCGTGCATACCGGCTGCCCGGCATGGACCGGGTCCACGTCTTCGAGCTCGATCTGCCGTCCATGATCGAGCACAAGAGGCAGGCGGTGGCCCGGACCCTCGGGACGCTGCCGGAGCACGTCACCTACGCTCCGCTCGACCTCGAGACCCTCGCGGCGGCACGGGCGTTCGCCGATGCCGGCGTCGACCCGGCTGAACCGACCATGGTGATCTGCGAGGACGTGACCCAGTACCTCACGGACATCGCGTTCGAGCGCCTGCTGACCTCCGTGGCCTCCTTGGGCCTGGGCACCGACCTCGTGCTCACCTACGTGCTGAGACCCACGGTGCGGTCGCACGAGGGGCTGGCGCAGGCGCGGGGTCTCGCACGGAACGGCCCGCCGTGGACGCTGGGCCTCATGCCGGCCGAGGTGCCGGCGCTGCTCTCCGCGCACGGCCTCACGCTCATCACCGACATCAACGCGGGCGAGTACCGCAAGCGCTATCCCCAGCTGGAGCGGCGCAGGATGAAGGTCGCTCCTGAGGAGCACACGCTTCTCGCGTCGGCCTGA
- a CDS encoding TrmH family RNA methyltransferase: MNDAETADGDVSGGDARGPRADEAPEHGVGPWPGDEQAWPTDARLDPDLLREGDRRNVVDRYRYWRHDAIVADLDRRRHPFHVAIENWQHDLNIGSVVRTANAFLAQEVHIVGRRRWNRRGAMVTDRYQHVRHHPTAADLAQWAAHEGLPVIGIDNLPGSVPLETYALPRECVLVFGQESVGLTDEVREVAQATLAIAQYGSTRSINAGAAAAIAMHAWVRQHADIAAGHAG, translated from the coding sequence GTGAACGATGCGGAGACTGCGGACGGCGACGTCTCGGGCGGCGACGCGCGCGGGCCCCGCGCCGACGAGGCGCCCGAGCACGGCGTCGGCCCGTGGCCGGGTGACGAGCAGGCGTGGCCGACGGACGCCCGCCTTGACCCCGACCTCCTGCGGGAGGGCGACCGGCGCAACGTGGTGGACCGCTACCGCTACTGGCGTCACGACGCGATCGTCGCGGACCTCGACCGGCGTCGCCACCCGTTCCACGTGGCGATCGAGAACTGGCAGCACGATCTCAACATCGGCTCGGTGGTGCGCACCGCGAACGCGTTCCTGGCGCAGGAGGTGCACATCGTGGGCCGACGGCGTTGGAACCGCCGCGGCGCGATGGTCACCGACCGGTACCAGCACGTGAGGCACCACCCGACCGCGGCCGATCTTGCGCAGTGGGCCGCGCACGAGGGCCTGCCCGTGATCGGGATCGACAACCTGCCTGGTTCAGTCCCGTTGGAGACGTATGCGCTCCCGCGCGAGTGCGTGCTGGTCTTCGGGCAGGAGTCGGTGGGCCTCACCGACGAGGTCAGGGAGGTGGCGCAGGCCACGCTGGCCATCGCTCAGTACGGATCCACGCGGTCGATCAACGCAGGCGCGGCGGCGGCCATCGCGATGCACGCGTGGGTGCGGCAGCATGCGGACATCGCCGCCGGCCACGCAGGGTGA